One Roseimaritima multifibrata DNA window includes the following coding sequences:
- a CDS encoding MotA/TolQ/ExbB proton channel family protein yields MSFFKISCPGCNKSLKVPETLAGKSRACPYCRATVRIPETAPAEPEPLFPGIQVAGSPNKPDVTSDVPSFTPAASAPGKAAKTRPKAADAEGLPNLQTPVGGEKTAAKKGVKRRRPEKSWFSSGGESASSDVSLLLSFLIGSALTLVWYGALFPFQDMAFGQLFWQRGPVPFPTTLLMFWAVAILILKWLNLKKQSDAMLLDVLPTEISAEITVDSIDRFIENINQLPGATSDTFLVNRVTRGIEHFRVRKSAAETVTMMESQAAIDANNMAGSYTILKVFIWSLPILGFIGTVMGVSAAVASLASSLSDGGSMDAMKSALQDVFGGLGTAFDTTLLALIMSMLVKIPASALQKSEEDLLTSVDEYCNENLLRRLNDSRDQPKDNGIDGDDAETSTFRKAIEQALSSHHVEMEQWLTKLDKIGTHLTDQVSDGWDRVNKRIEDQQKKHVTLLQKQQLDQQARLQAQLDQMANAADKIQHSLDSLAQQTITLQSQVNETYSQTQTELSDHLSGVQTGLAGLSSVLEKLGEQQVIVQQVATPETATRNGWFGKRSRR; encoded by the coding sequence ATGTCCTTTTTTAAGATTTCCTGCCCAGGATGCAATAAATCGCTGAAGGTTCCTGAGACCCTGGCAGGTAAAAGTCGCGCATGTCCTTATTGCCGCGCGACGGTCCGAATTCCAGAAACGGCCCCTGCGGAACCTGAACCGCTTTTTCCTGGAATTCAAGTTGCGGGAAGTCCAAACAAGCCTGATGTCACTTCCGACGTTCCGTCATTCACCCCCGCGGCAAGCGCCCCTGGCAAAGCCGCAAAAACGCGTCCCAAAGCAGCGGATGCTGAAGGCCTGCCAAACCTCCAAACGCCAGTCGGCGGCGAGAAAACGGCTGCGAAGAAAGGCGTCAAACGGCGTCGCCCCGAAAAAAGCTGGTTTAGTTCTGGCGGCGAATCGGCAAGCAGCGATGTCAGCCTGCTTTTAAGTTTTTTGATCGGCAGTGCGCTAACGCTCGTTTGGTACGGGGCTCTCTTCCCGTTCCAAGATATGGCGTTTGGTCAGTTATTCTGGCAGCGTGGTCCGGTCCCGTTTCCGACCACGCTACTGATGTTTTGGGCTGTTGCCATTTTGATTTTGAAATGGCTGAACCTCAAAAAACAGTCAGACGCGATGCTGTTGGATGTTCTGCCAACGGAAATCTCTGCCGAGATCACCGTCGATTCAATCGACCGTTTCATCGAAAACATCAACCAGCTTCCCGGAGCGACCAGCGACACGTTTTTGGTCAATCGCGTAACCCGCGGGATTGAGCATTTCCGCGTTCGCAAGAGTGCTGCCGAAACCGTCACGATGATGGAATCGCAGGCGGCAATCGACGCGAACAACATGGCGGGCAGCTATACGATCCTGAAGGTCTTCATCTGGTCGCTACCGATCCTGGGCTTCATCGGTACGGTGATGGGTGTGAGTGCTGCGGTTGCCAGCCTTGCCTCCAGCCTTAGCGATGGCGGCAGCATGGATGCGATGAAATCAGCACTTCAAGATGTCTTTGGCGGTCTGGGTACGGCGTTTGACACGACGCTGCTTGCCTTGATCATGAGCATGCTGGTCAAAATCCCCGCCTCGGCACTTCAAAAGAGTGAAGAGGACCTACTGACCAGCGTCGACGAATACTGCAATGAGAACTTGCTGAGGCGACTGAACGACTCTCGAGACCAGCCCAAAGATAACGGCATCGACGGGGACGACGCCGAAACGAGTACGTTCCGTAAAGCGATCGAACAAGCGCTCAGTTCGCATCATGTCGAAATGGAGCAGTGGTTGACCAAGCTGGACAAAATCGGCACCCATTTGACCGACCAAGTTTCCGATGGCTGGGACCGCGTTAACAAACGGATCGAAGACCAACAGAAGAAGCATGTTACGCTGTTACAAAAACAGCAACTGGACCAGCAGGCTCGGCTCCAGGCCCAGCTTGACCAAATGGCAAACGCCGCCGACAAAATCCAGCACTCGCTTGATTCTCTTGCTCAACAAACCATCACGCTGCAGTCCCAGGTGAACGAGACCTACTCGCAAACGCAGACCGAGCTATCGGATCACCTATCGGGTGTCCAAACCGGCTTGGCTGGGCTGAGCAGCGTGCTGGAAAAACTGGGTGAGCAACAGGTGATTGTTCAGCAAGTCGCCACTCCGGAAACGGCGACTCGCAATGGATGGTTTGGCAAGCGGTCGCGACGGTAA
- a CDS encoding DUF4200 domain-containing protein, which yields MARRPASDDDDGGLDSLLDTMTNVVGILVLVLIVTQMSVADVVTRITSESTIDEEKIAELEQQLLAKKKEAYELNRILVDPLNIDAAAQREELRKSKELLARRKKNATESQKKMNEFAIKLESDREQAEKNAAEIANTKQQREELQTLISKSLERKAELEALLDKTPKRQAAPDVQVSIPNPRPAPPGAKEAPFICSGDQLFPANVELFRKRAQVNAKAIIQRAGMDRNPTTGIDPKLFTPLYEQLKDRDDFFDVEYYVQSDTWPRIRLIPREGRGATQAMLKTPRSKFRREVLSQMDITKYFGRFYVLPDSFDVYVEARSLFSDQGVLAGWEPQDADWNYTTSIGGGIRLGPPPPPPKNPPDPNAPKPKPASVID from the coding sequence ATGGCGCGTCGCCCAGCCTCGGATGATGATGACGGCGGACTCGATTCGTTGCTCGATACGATGACCAATGTCGTCGGGATCTTGGTGCTTGTCCTGATCGTCACACAAATGAGCGTGGCGGACGTGGTGACTCGGATCACCTCGGAATCGACGATTGATGAAGAGAAGATTGCTGAACTAGAACAACAATTGTTGGCCAAAAAGAAAGAAGCCTACGAACTGAACCGTATCCTGGTCGATCCGCTGAACATCGATGCCGCTGCCCAGCGTGAAGAATTGCGAAAGAGCAAGGAACTCCTTGCACGCCGCAAAAAGAACGCCACAGAGAGCCAAAAAAAGATGAACGAGTTCGCCATCAAATTGGAATCGGATCGCGAACAAGCTGAAAAGAACGCTGCGGAAATCGCCAACACCAAACAACAGCGTGAAGAGCTGCAGACGTTGATTTCCAAATCGCTAGAGAGAAAAGCGGAACTGGAAGCGTTGCTAGATAAAACCCCAAAACGACAGGCGGCCCCGGACGTTCAGGTCAGCATCCCCAATCCGCGTCCGGCTCCCCCCGGTGCCAAAGAAGCCCCCTTTATCTGCTCGGGGGACCAGCTGTTTCCCGCGAACGTTGAACTGTTCCGGAAACGTGCTCAGGTCAATGCAAAAGCCATTATCCAGCGTGCCGGTATGGATCGAAATCCAACCACCGGCATCGATCCGAAACTGTTCACGCCGTTGTATGAACAACTAAAAGATCGAGACGATTTTTTTGACGTCGAGTATTACGTCCAATCCGACACCTGGCCGCGGATCCGATTGATCCCGCGCGAAGGGCGTGGTGCGACTCAGGCGATGCTAAAAACTCCCCGTTCAAAATTCCGCCGAGAAGTCCTCAGCCAAATGGATATCACGAAATACTTCGGCCGGTTTTATGTTTTGCCAGATAGCTTTGATGTCTACGTCGAAGCTCGCAGCCTGTTTAGCGATCAAGGCGTGCTGGCAGGTTGGGAACCACAGGACGCTGACTGGAACTACACCACAAGCATCGGTGGTGGCATCCGTTTAGGGCCTCCACCACCACCGCCCAAAAATCCGCCCGACCCCAACGCCCCCAAACCGAAACCAGCTTCGGTCATCGACTGA
- a CDS encoding Gfo/Idh/MocA family protein — MDSVRWGILGCGDVVRKRVAQAIVAAPGGLLTAACRRDAAALAAFCQSMSIDKGYPDAADLLADPDIDAVYIATPVALHVSQTLAAAAAGKHVLVEKPMAMSVAECDQMIAACDKANVRLGVAYYRRFYPLVERIGELLRAGTIGTPLAVSAVTATRLDMSPGEDGYWRVALESGGGGALMDVGSHRINVFTHLFGPINHVKAITRRVAADYPAEDSAVVLLGFQAGIVGTLQCHFGADDPDEFVVTGTKGRLIARPLNGDQLIIERDGKTEQEILPPPDNFCTPLIADFNRAIQLGRAPRVDGEEGRDANVVMEQAYRSAELI, encoded by the coding sequence ATGGATTCGGTTCGCTGGGGAATCTTGGGGTGCGGGGACGTTGTCCGTAAACGTGTGGCACAAGCGATCGTCGCTGCGCCGGGAGGATTGTTGACAGCGGCCTGCCGCCGCGACGCGGCGGCGCTGGCAGCTTTTTGCCAATCGATGTCGATCGATAAAGGGTATCCCGACGCGGCCGATCTCTTGGCCGATCCCGATATCGATGCGGTCTATATCGCGACCCCCGTCGCGCTGCATGTTTCCCAGACTCTGGCCGCCGCTGCAGCTGGTAAACATGTTTTGGTTGAAAAGCCGATGGCGATGTCGGTGGCGGAGTGCGATCAGATGATCGCCGCCTGCGATAAGGCGAACGTTCGCTTAGGGGTCGCCTACTACCGACGGTTCTATCCGCTGGTTGAACGAATCGGAGAACTCTTGCGGGCCGGCACGATCGGGACTCCGCTAGCCGTTTCTGCGGTCACCGCCACGCGGCTTGATATGTCGCCAGGGGAAGACGGGTATTGGCGCGTTGCGTTGGAGTCCGGAGGCGGCGGGGCGTTGATGGATGTTGGCAGCCACCGAATCAATGTGTTTACGCACTTGTTTGGCCCGATCAATCATGTCAAAGCGATCACCCGCCGTGTCGCTGCTGATTATCCCGCCGAAGATTCCGCGGTTGTCCTGTTAGGGTTCCAGGCGGGGATCGTGGGAACCTTGCAGTGTCATTTCGGAGCCGACGATCCCGATGAATTTGTGGTCACTGGGACCAAAGGCCGATTGATCGCGCGGCCGTTAAACGGAGACCAGTTGATCATTGAACGGGATGGGAAAACGGAGCAGGAAATCCTTCCTCCACCCGACAATTTTTGCACGCCGTTGATCGCTGATTTTAATCGAGCCATTCAGCTGGGGAGGGCGCCACGCGTGGATGGCGAAGAGGGGCGTGACGCCAACGTTGTCATGGAACAAGCCTATCGATCCGCGGAGCTGATCTAG
- a CDS encoding BBP7 family outer membrane beta-barrel protein, translated as MKTNIMRGLAITLGLSVATVAQAQYGNYPASPGYQPQRTSTVPVHPSLQQPQVASNWNNYQPPATLTAPTTGQAPAYGQPAPAFSQPGPGYPQQAPINQSVQQVWPNSPYRTASTGSGQIQPEILPSVQHQHSHQHSQHYPSSPAIGSPVPAPVPTPANGGSYVGGESCYSETSAAPWAGTAPMQYGSAASCAPPMESFGPPKLRNWFAGSNLLFLEMEQNCDRRLLFDQAMPTTTGLRTSQVDPGSNVGFETFIGRYFNCGQHAVMASYFFFDPTSEMAAVDRGPMPGSTNYRVMMPSWNNVMYDVGLDGMPGNDVSFYDLYDSNQRYRTSRDVSFQSIELNLVSFGIGGARRAGLGACGGGCGGSCGTGSCGPEMGCGGVCGPMIPGCGSKLQLQTTHGLRWFQFKDAFEFASSQTDTFYGPTTDDLYYNIDTENNLFGYQFGARLDYCLGRKLNVYAGTKFGIYANDAEFRSRLGTTGTAGYVSGTAYPSLGGQAVVTNNSSTVLATMGELDLGLGYRINNCWSISGGYRLYGVTGVATSVGSIADDLANLPVAGQVCANDSIVIQGGYIGAEYNW; from the coding sequence GTGAAAACCAATATCATGCGAGGCTTGGCGATTACGCTTGGTCTGAGCGTCGCAACCGTCGCTCAGGCGCAATACGGCAATTATCCGGCCTCTCCCGGATACCAACCACAACGAACCAGTACGGTTCCAGTGCACCCCAGCCTGCAACAACCTCAGGTCGCGAGCAATTGGAACAACTACCAACCGCCGGCAACGCTGACGGCTCCTACCACTGGGCAGGCTCCGGCTTACGGGCAGCCGGCTCCAGCCTTCAGCCAGCCTGGGCCGGGATATCCCCAGCAAGCGCCGATCAATCAGTCGGTTCAGCAGGTTTGGCCCAACAGCCCTTACCGAACAGCCTCCACCGGCTCAGGGCAAATACAGCCCGAAATCCTTCCCAGCGTACAACATCAGCACTCACACCAGCATTCGCAGCATTACCCATCCAGCCCCGCGATCGGCTCACCGGTTCCTGCACCGGTACCGACTCCAGCGAATGGTGGCAGCTACGTCGGTGGCGAATCGTGCTACAGCGAAACGTCGGCTGCACCATGGGCAGGGACTGCTCCAATGCAGTACGGTTCCGCGGCATCCTGTGCACCGCCGATGGAAAGCTTCGGCCCTCCAAAGCTCCGCAATTGGTTTGCAGGCAGCAACCTACTGTTCTTAGAAATGGAACAGAACTGTGATCGACGTTTGCTGTTTGATCAAGCGATGCCGACCACAACGGGGCTGCGTACCAGCCAGGTGGATCCAGGATCGAACGTTGGTTTTGAAACGTTTATTGGCCGCTACTTCAATTGCGGACAACACGCCGTGATGGCCAGCTATTTCTTCTTCGACCCGACGTCCGAAATGGCTGCGGTCGATCGTGGCCCGATGCCGGGTTCCACGAACTACCGGGTCATGATGCCTAGCTGGAACAACGTCATGTACGATGTTGGTCTGGACGGCATGCCGGGCAATGACGTTAGCTTCTACGACCTGTATGACTCCAATCAGCGTTACCGAACCTCTCGCGACGTTTCGTTCCAGAGCATTGAACTGAACCTCGTTAGCTTCGGAATCGGTGGGGCTCGCCGAGCCGGTCTTGGAGCGTGTGGCGGTGGATGTGGCGGATCGTGTGGCACAGGCTCATGCGGCCCGGAAATGGGTTGCGGTGGAGTTTGTGGCCCGATGATTCCAGGCTGCGGCAGCAAACTGCAATTGCAAACAACGCACGGCCTTCGCTGGTTCCAATTCAAAGACGCGTTTGAATTCGCCTCTAGCCAGACCGACACCTTCTACGGCCCGACGACGGACGATTTGTACTACAACATCGACACCGAAAACAACCTGTTCGGTTACCAATTCGGAGCCCGCCTGGACTACTGCCTGGGACGCAAGCTGAACGTTTACGCCGGAACCAAATTTGGTATCTACGCAAACGATGCTGAATTCCGCTCCCGCTTGGGAACGACCGGAACCGCGGGTTATGTTTCCGGCACCGCCTACCCATCTTTGGGTGGACAAGCGGTTGTCACGAACAACTCGTCGACCGTGCTGGCAACCATGGGTGAACTGGACCTCGGACTTGGCTACCGAATCAACAACTGCTGGAGCATCAGTGGGGGCTATCGCCTCTATGGAGTCACCGGCGTTGCAACCTCGGTTGGCTCGATTGCCGACGACTTGGCAAACCTTCCTGTCGCAGGACAAGTTTGTGCCAACGACAGCATCGTGATCCAAGGTGGATACATCGGAGCCGAGTACAACTGGTAA
- a CDS encoding DOMON domain-containing protein, producing MSSSNLLDPTFPFRFETALRQVPLKWSAQGISLPDACRMPAWGALADRPLYADIRMAWSISGIAFSVQATGKRQLPWCRDGRIDESDGFQLLLDTRCSPGIHRANRYCHRFMFCPIGGGNKRDQPIASMLPINRARQMPHAISRKQIGVAAKLTQDGYGLSGMIAASGLTGFDPGEYPRISLWYAVIDRELGWQTFSLGPEFPVTEDPTLWGEATLDPRVAQQ from the coding sequence ATGTCTTCTTCCAATCTGCTTGACCCAACCTTTCCTTTCCGGTTTGAAACAGCCCTACGGCAGGTTCCGCTAAAGTGGTCTGCCCAAGGAATTTCGCTTCCGGACGCATGCCGAATGCCTGCTTGGGGAGCCCTTGCGGACAGGCCGCTTTATGCGGATATCCGAATGGCGTGGTCGATTTCAGGGATCGCGTTTTCCGTTCAGGCGACCGGTAAACGCCAACTTCCCTGGTGTCGCGATGGTCGAATTGACGAAAGCGATGGCTTCCAATTACTGCTAGACACGCGTTGTTCCCCTGGGATTCATAGGGCAAATCGCTACTGCCACCGGTTCATGTTCTGCCCGATCGGCGGAGGCAACAAACGGGACCAACCGATAGCCAGCATGCTGCCGATCAATCGCGCCCGCCAGATGCCTCACGCGATTTCCCGTAAACAGATTGGGGTCGCCGCCAAATTGACCCAAGACGGCTACGGCCTTTCGGGGATGATCGCGGCGAGCGGGCTGACCGGTTTTGACCCCGGAGAATACCCGCGTATCAGCCTCTGGTATGCCGTCATCGATCGCGAACTTGGCTGGCAAACGTTTTCGTTAGGGCCAGAATTCCCGGTTACCGAAGACCCAACCTTATGGGGCGAAGCGACCCTCGATCCGAGGGTCGCACAGCAATAA
- a CDS encoding SGNH/GDSL hydrolase family protein, with protein MLVRCVLSFVLATFLVPLCSEARAAEITWHDVSEWGAEGRVLPDEDRARWFDRLPASAEGSVTKNVWNLSRHSSGMMVRFSTDATTIRVHYKLLSASLALPHMPATGVSGVDLYARDSEGTWRWVQVVKPGKQEMNQVLVSGLAEGFREYAVYLPLYNGVEFLQIGVPEGARFETHAPREKPIVFYGTSITHGACASRPGMVHTGILGRRLDRPVVNLGFSGNGRMDAEVGDILKRVDASVFVIDCLPNMQPGDVAQRCVPLVQQLREAHPETPIVLVEDRRNTNDWILPARQKHHTANHAALRNAYQQLQDLKVPNLYYIPGDGLYGTDSEGATDGSHASDLGFMRQAEIFEPVLRKALAAE; from the coding sequence ATGTTGGTTCGTTGTGTGTTGAGTTTCGTGTTGGCGACGTTTCTGGTTCCGCTGTGCAGCGAGGCACGGGCCGCGGAGATTACCTGGCACGATGTTTCGGAGTGGGGCGCCGAAGGACGTGTTTTGCCTGACGAAGATCGGGCGCGATGGTTCGATCGTTTGCCCGCATCGGCCGAAGGATCGGTAACCAAAAACGTCTGGAACCTTAGTCGCCATAGCTCCGGCATGATGGTTCGTTTCTCCACCGATGCAACGACCATCCGCGTTCACTACAAGCTGTTGTCCGCCAGTTTAGCGCTCCCTCATATGCCGGCAACCGGCGTCAGCGGGGTGGATTTGTATGCCAGAGATTCCGAGGGAACTTGGCGATGGGTGCAAGTTGTCAAACCTGGCAAGCAGGAAATGAACCAGGTTTTAGTTTCAGGCTTAGCAGAGGGTTTTCGCGAATATGCAGTCTATCTGCCACTCTATAACGGAGTTGAATTCCTGCAGATCGGAGTTCCCGAAGGAGCGCGTTTCGAAACCCATGCACCACGCGAAAAACCGATCGTCTTTTATGGAACCAGTATCACCCACGGAGCATGTGCGAGCCGTCCGGGGATGGTGCATACCGGCATTCTAGGACGCCGGTTGGATCGTCCCGTGGTGAATCTTGGGTTTTCGGGAAACGGAAGAATGGATGCTGAGGTTGGTGATATTCTGAAACGGGTCGATGCATCCGTGTTTGTCATCGATTGTCTGCCGAATATGCAGCCCGGCGATGTCGCGCAGCGGTGCGTGCCTCTGGTGCAACAACTGCGCGAGGCACATCCGGAGACCCCGATTGTCTTGGTGGAGGACCGTCGCAACACCAACGACTGGATCTTGCCGGCTCGACAAAAGCACCATACGGCGAACCACGCCGCACTGCGAAACGCCTATCAACAGTTGCAAGATTTGAAGGTCCCGAACCTGTATTACATTCCAGGGGACGGGTTATATGGGACCGATTCCGAAGGAGCTACCGACGGTTCACACGCAAGTGATCTGGGCTTCATGCGTCAGGCGGAAATTTTTGAACCGGTCCTGCGCAAAGCGCTTGCTGCAGAATAG
- a CDS encoding DUF4430 domain-containing protein encodes MSAFPVLSLSRIASVGFALLCIAMVGCGQSTATIDSSETENAAAESASDAKPVGTVKVVVDIPEGESHVEEIAIEEGATVETVMQDCSLETSIRGSGETAFMASINGHGTEAGKGWIFKVGGEFASQGMGATVVAPGNEIHWLYGTSAELNAE; translated from the coding sequence ATGTCCGCTTTTCCCGTTTTGTCTTTGTCCCGAATTGCGAGCGTTGGTTTCGCTTTGTTGTGCATCGCGATGGTTGGTTGCGGCCAATCAACTGCAACCATCGATTCGTCCGAAACCGAAAATGCTGCTGCGGAGTCCGCTTCGGATGCCAAACCGGTCGGAACGGTAAAGGTCGTTGTCGATATTCCCGAAGGGGAATCGCACGTTGAAGAAATCGCAATCGAAGAAGGGGCAACGGTCGAGACCGTTATGCAGGACTGTTCGCTGGAGACGTCGATACGAGGTTCGGGCGAAACGGCCTTCATGGCATCGATAAACGGGCATGGAACCGAGGCGGGGAAAGGCTGGATCTTTAAAGTGGGGGGAGAATTTGCCTCACAGGGAATGGGGGCAACCGTCGTCGCTCCGGGCAACGAAATTCATTGGCTGTATGGAACCTCTGCAGAGTTGAATGCAGAATAG
- a CDS encoding 3-hydroxyacyl-CoA dehydrogenase family protein, with protein MNTDRQAQTPATTPNIYLIGGGVVGKAILAAHLQAGCPVALSDQNPELLRSVTAQFAQSFPDVRIVEAASLGNELPTLHFWPPTEPKGKTPENQNESDSDPGGIRLAIESITEKKEAKRSLLSQLQSWLGKETILCSNTSTLPIHTLTDHLEAPEKVCGMHFFMPVDKRPLVEIVIPKGVAEKTIQNAVQHATRIGKPTLPVADSPGFVVNRMLSPYINEALLLLGEGASAEQIEQVSREFGMPMSPLELIDWIGPRTAFDAGRVYWQAFPKRIDPAPILTGMVKSKKTGRGSGEGFYSYSGEGERSKELAPAAAELIQRYSRHPRAWTHPEIRAQLFLPMLIEADLILADQVVTTTDEIETAMRGGLGFEDPSGFFSAFRAWGKADLAEDLYQRRERRSFSSSDGVLKRVFGGV; from the coding sequence ATGAACACCGATCGACAAGCACAAACTCCGGCGACGACTCCCAATATTTATCTAATAGGAGGAGGCGTTGTCGGCAAAGCAATCTTGGCCGCCCACCTGCAGGCAGGCTGCCCGGTCGCATTAAGTGACCAAAACCCTGAACTCCTGCGATCCGTTACCGCTCAATTCGCCCAATCCTTTCCGGACGTCCGAATTGTCGAAGCGGCTTCACTCGGAAATGAATTGCCGACACTGCACTTCTGGCCACCTACCGAACCAAAAGGCAAAACGCCAGAAAATCAGAACGAGAGCGATTCCGATCCAGGAGGGATACGGTTAGCCATTGAATCGATCACCGAGAAGAAAGAGGCGAAACGATCGCTTTTAAGCCAGTTGCAGAGCTGGCTGGGCAAGGAGACCATTCTCTGCAGCAACACTTCAACTCTGCCCATCCATACCCTGACCGATCACCTGGAGGCTCCGGAAAAGGTGTGCGGCATGCACTTCTTCATGCCGGTCGACAAAAGGCCACTTGTCGAAATTGTGATCCCCAAGGGGGTTGCGGAGAAAACGATTCAGAATGCGGTCCAGCATGCGACTCGGATTGGCAAACCGACCCTTCCGGTCGCCGACAGCCCAGGTTTTGTGGTCAACCGCATGCTTTCGCCTTATATCAACGAGGCCCTTTTATTGCTTGGCGAGGGGGCGAGTGCGGAACAGATCGAACAGGTTTCTAGGGAATTTGGAATGCCGATGTCCCCCTTGGAGCTGATTGACTGGATTGGCCCACGGACCGCATTTGATGCCGGGCGGGTCTATTGGCAAGCTTTTCCGAAGCGAATTGACCCTGCGCCGATTCTCACGGGGATGGTGAAAAGCAAGAAAACGGGGCGAGGGAGCGGGGAAGGGTTTTACAGCTATTCGGGCGAAGGGGAGCGGAGCAAGGAACTGGCGCCGGCGGCGGCAGAGCTCATCCAGCGTTATTCGCGTCACCCCAGAGCTTGGACGCATCCCGAAATCAGGGCTCAGCTATTCCTCCCGATGCTGATCGAGGCCGATCTGATCCTGGCCGACCAGGTGGTTACAACGACTGACGAAATTGAAACGGCTATGCGGGGTGGACTGGGCTTCGAGGATCCCAGCGGGTTCTTTTCGGCGTTTCGAGCGTGGGGGAAAGCGGATCTAGCCGAAGACTTATATCAGAGACGTGAGCGACGGAGTTTTTCTTCGAGCGACGGGGTCCTAAAACGGGTCTTTGGAGGAGTCTAA